The nucleotide sequence ATAACAATTATAATCTTAATAATATAATTGTTATTATAATATTTAAAAAAATAAAAAAGTAAATTAAAAGGATTATGCTGTTACTAACTCAGTTTGCATCACAGGAGCATTAATATTATTAATAGCTGAAAGATCAATAGGCATTGATGCTTTTCTATTATGAATTTCAATACCAACTGTAAGTTTAACCAAAATAACTTCATCACTAATACATATATTCATATGTATACAAGTTTTCTTATCTAAGCCCTGTTTTCTAGGAATTTTAAGAACTTTAGAGGCATCCAATATTTCAAGAGCAACAGGAATGTTATTTTCATCAAAATCTAGAATTATGCCCTCTTCTAATTCAACTGATTCTTTATATTTATAATCATCCACTACTCTAATCCCTAAAACATCAAAATGAGGGTCATACATAGACTCAATCTGAATAGTTTCATCTGCTTTCATACTTTCGCAATCTCATATTTTCTGAAAAAGGATATGAAGTAATAACTTCAACATCTTTATTATCAGTTATCTCAATATTATTTATTTATATTATTTTAAACATTATAAATGTTAACATATTGTTACATTTTCTTAATTTATTTACAATTTTTCTTAATTTATTTACAATTATTACCACTAATTAATAATAATAATCTTTTTGTTTTTAATAGATTATTAATTATTAAATAACTCATGCTTATACAAAAATATTTTCTAATTTTCGATATTTTACTATTGT is from Methanobrevibacter sp. TMH8 and encodes:
- a CDS encoding DUF2283 domain-containing protein encodes the protein MKADETIQIESMYDPHFDVLGIRVVDDYKYKESVELEEGIILDFDENNIPVALEILDASKVLKIPRKQGLDKKTCIHMNICISDEVILVKLTVGIEIHNRKASMPIDLSAINNINAPVMQTELVTA